The segment cggcatgtccccaaccaacttctacagatgcgccagagaaagcattttatcaggatgcatcaaagtatggattgggaacagctccatccaagactgcaaaaaaaatgcagagaattgtagatgcagtccagaccatcacacaaaccaacctcccttccattgactgcatctattccacgctgcctcggcaaggccaccagcataatcaaggacgagtcgcaccctggtcattccctctggtCCCCTTTCCCACAggcaaaggtacagaagtgtgaaaacgcacacctccagagtcagggacagtttctttgcagccgttatcaggcaactgaaacatcctaccgACAACCAGAGAgtgatcctgagctactatctactcattggagatcctcggactccCTTTAATCagagtttactggactttatattgcactaaacgttatcctgtatctgtacactgtggacggctcgcttataatcatgtacagtctttccactgactggagagcatgcgaccaaaaaccttttcactgtaactcggtgcacatgacaataaactaacccaaGCTCAACTGATGTCTCAGATATAATGCTGTTTCCACTGTGCCTGCATATTACAGATACATGCAAAATTAGTTCCATTTAATGAAATCTCCCACATTTGCCCTCCAGCTTGCATGAAAGTATCAATAATAATTGCCCAAAGTGTAATCTTCACAATGCCAACCAATCCCTCTATGGTTAATTAGGAAGCATCAGTTAACGTGGACTTAATgctacctcttccaacctcaactTTAATGTCAACTTTAAGTGTTATCATGGATTCAGCTCAACAATTTGTTTGACAGTCTCCTGCCATTATATTTAAGATCTGTGCCCCTGTTTAATTTTCTACAATCATATCATTTCTGTGACATACTTTTGCAAGAAATTAAAAGCAGCTAAAAAAAAATACCTACTGTCTCATTCTGTTAATATTTCTTTTAAATGCGGTTGTAGCATCTTCACAAccacctttggcagcttgttccatatacacaccacccaccATAGCATACCATCAATGCCCGTAAAGCAGTTAAGTGTggttttatttatttagtttagttatgtttagagatacagcatgaaaacaggcccttcagcacaccgagtctgcaccaaccagcaatccccgttgcAATAGCACAcaatacacatcagggacaatttacaatttagccaattaacctacaaatctgcatgtctctgcagtgtggggggaaaccggagcacctggagaaatcccacgcagtcacggggagaacgtacaaactccttacagacggcgcccccagtcaggatcgaacccgggtctctggtgctgtaaggcagcagctctaccactgtgccacagtgacgCCACACCGCTCATTACTAACCGTGTACATTGCTGGCAAGGTCGACACTTATTGCCCATCCCACATTGGTGCAACTACATGCCATGCCTGGCTACTTCAGAGTGCCTCATCTTGGTGGGTCTGGAGTCAAACAGAATAGAtcaggggtagacacaaaatgctagagtagctcagcgggtcaggcagcatctctggagagaaggaatgggtgacgtttcgggtcgagacccttctacaatctcgatccgaaatgtcacccattccttctctccagagatgctgcctaacccgctgagttactccagcatcttgtgtctacttttgatttaaaccagcatctgcagttttctttcctacagaaTAGATCAGGAAAGGATGGCAGATCCTGTTCTCTCTGGACATCAGTGAACTAGGTGGAATTTTAGGACATTGCAAAGCAATAGTTTTATGCCCATCATTGCAActattttatttaaaaattccAAATTAAGCAGTCACACTGGGATTTGAACTCAGGACTCCAAAGTGATATTCTAGACATCTGCGTTACTAGTGCGGGAAGCTAACCATCGCACCATTCATCAGTGCATTACTAGTGCGGGAAGCTAACCATTGCACCATTCATCAGTATGAAATTCTACAGGAACCATGAAATGTCTACACTTGCATCCTACGTGCATTACTTCACACTGGATTtaatcagcacagtggcgcagcagtaaagttgctgccatacagcgccagagacccgggtacaattcTGACTACTGAATTGCTGTCtattcagagtttgtacattcttcccgtgaccacgtgggttttctccgggtgctccagtttcctctcacacttcaaaagatgtaggttaatttggcttcggtaaaattgtaaattgtcccgagtgtgtaggatagtagtcGTGTAacggcgatcgttggtcggcgcggactcggtgggccgaagggcctgtttccactctgtaactctaaaaactaaatctaaagCTTGCTGAACCACGGGTCGCTCGGTAAGGAGTGCATGCTGACATTTGCCAGCCGCTGCATGTTGTGCTGCGGAAAGGTCATTCTCACTTGTGACATTTCTATTCAAGGACGAAGCAGACCGCAACTCGTGAGGTTTGTAAACTGCAAGCTGTCGCCCTTTAAGCTTCCTTCATCCCCTCTCTCCTTGTCTCTCTGACGCAGCCTCCTTCCTTCCTCGGTCCCTCCCATTGCTTCACTTTATCCCCACGTCACATCTATTCCTTTATCATTCCTAAAAGCTCCTGTTACCGATCGTGCTTCCAAATGGCAGTGTATGAGAAAAACCCCAGTAAATTCACATGGTGGGAATATGAACCCATTGCATTCACTGCACTGACACTGTGACACTGTGACACCTGACACATCACTGACACTGATGTGACACCTGGGCTTCTAATGTTTATGGCAGGTGAAGTTGAGATACAAAATAAAATCTTCAGGGCAGTTCATCAAGGAAATTGATCGCATAATCCAAGATCCAATTATTGAATGAGACATCAACCTTCATTGTTGAATAACATTGCTGGCGATTATTCATCACTCATCACACTTAAGTGGAGGTTAATATTGGACTTGACTGTGGTAATGAGATTTAAATGCTTTAGAATACTTGCATGATATGTTTTAATATTAACGTCTGCAGCACCGAACTCTAGGGGTTTCACCCCCAGCTAAATATAAATTTGATTAGAGCAATCTTCATGGTTTCCATCACGTTTTAAAATTTGTTCAAGATTACCTGGTTTATCCTGTGGTTATGAAACAGAATCATGCCCCAGTCTTTAATGATGAATCTGGGTCTCAAATGTATTCAGGTTCATGATAAATTAATGCCTAAACACTGCAGGGAACCGAGCTGAATTTTTTAACTGTCCCAGCACGACTCAATATCATTGTGCCTGATTGTGTCATTGGTATCAGGACCTAACATAACatctagcttcttcccaacaaccgtcAGGCTTTTGAACAAGTTCACTTGGAAGAGGGTAACTTTGACAGTATATCGCTCCCTCCCTTGGACTTGCAGAAGAGTCATCCCAGAATTTAGTCAGCACACTGGGCTACATTTGGTTTGAAAATGGCAATGAGCCACTGGGTAAATATAATGACGTGCAGAACAAAACGTTAAACCTCTGTTTTGGTGGAGGGCCACACCAGGAAATTGTCAAACCCCTAGAGTAAATGCAATCAATAGAGCTTGAGAGGCAAGGTTTAAGACAGATGGATATAATCACTGGACAACAACAATCAGTACTAAGGGAAAGGCCAACATTGAGCATTTTAAACCTGCTCTACAAAATATAGCAAACGAAAGGCCAGACATTTAGTTTAACATGGGATGAGGCAACATTTCCCAATCCCTGTAGAAAATAAACCTTACACTGCAAAGCTGGTGCTGCAGTTCAGAACTGTCTAAATAAACCTTACACTGCAAAGCAGCAGTTCAGAACTGTCTAAATAACCCTCCACTAGCTAATTACTTTCAAAACAACTTTACGTGGAATTCCACCCCCTGGTACATGCTAGCATTTATGATTCATCTCAGCATCAAAACATCCCTCTCTCATCCAATTCTATAAGTATCATCTTCAATTCCTTTTGCCATCATGAATTTCGCTAGTTCCCCTGAAAAGCATCGCGCTGACCTGAACTCATTTATTCAGTGAAGCAGTCAAACTTTACAGGGTTGTAATCAGAGTAAAACTGTCAATGACGCAAAGGTAACCCGGCATtgtcagctccttcctacacaacgaGACCAAGGAGGTGGCCATAGAACTGGCCTTAGAATAGGGCTCATACACACCTAATGCCCCTATCATTCTAGGctcaagatactgcagatgctggagaaactcaatgggtcaggcagcatctgtggttggaaaTTGTCAGATGACATTCGGATcagttagatgctgcctgactcacaaaGTTCATCCAGCAgtctcgaaacaaggaactgcagatgctggctcacgagaaaaaagacacacaacgtgctggagtgactcagcgggacaaaaaaagacgcataaagtgctggagtaactcagagggacagccaAATTAATCCAGACATTATTATTTGTTTGCAGCCTGCATCCGGTTTCCCCAAAGTATTGATCGTGCCCTATTTCTGGTCAATAGAGTCCATTTCTGGGCTGCCTCAGAGCTTCACCCATGCATGTGCCAAGCACAAGCACTTTTACATCACACATTACCTTGTGTAAGGTAAACAATCTCTGCTTCAACTGCCACACAAAATACTCATGTTTTATATCCAGTAATATGCTGAAGAAAAACAAACTTTCTCACTAACAGTTTACCCGTCATTTTTACCTTAGCTtgtgaaggacaatagacaatagacaatggacaataggtacaggaggaggccattcggcccttcgagccagcaccgccattcaatgtgatcatggccgatcattctcaatcagtaccccgttcctgccttctccctataccccctgactccgctatccttaagagctctatctagctctctcttgaatgcattcagagaattggcctccactgccttctgaggcagagagttccacagattcacaactctctgactgaaaaagtttttcctcatctcagttcaaaatggcctaccccttattcctaaactgtggcccctggttctggactcccccaacattgggaacatgtttcctgcctctaaagtgtccaaccccttaataatcttatacgtttcgataaggtcccctctcatccttctaaattccagtttggaAGGAGGGAGTGGTCAGAGTCAAACGTAGTACCAAACAATCCTTCAACACTTTctaccactttagtttagtttagtatagagatacagcgtggaaaaaggcccttcggtccacggagtccgtgccgaccagcgatccccgcacactaatactatccaacacacactaggggcaatttacaattttaccaagccaatcaacctacaaacctgtacgtcttcggagtgtgggaggaaagcggagctcctggtgaaaacccacgcagatcaccgggagaacgtacaaactccatacagacagcatccataatcgggatggaacctgggtctctggcactgtaaggcagcaactaccgctgcaccactgtgccgccctaatactttttaaatttacatttactTTCCATAAAAAATGCAATCCGTTTAAGTTACTGTTGTTAGATTTTTGTATATCTAATTAGTCTATTGATCATTTTTGTCTTCATATTTCTATATCTAATTAATGGAAAAAATAATTGGAAGGTCTGGGTATGCTCATTCTCCCTTTTGCAGCAATGTCATGAAATCCTAATCTAACAAAACTTGAGCATTTTCACTCCATTAACTGCAGCAATCCATAAAGAAGGTTCACAACTACCTTCACAGGGAAAAACTTGTCCCTGTCAACATTTCATATCCCAAGAATgcattaaaaaacattttcaattaTATTATGGTCAAGGAAATTAGAAAACATCAGAGCAGCTTAGACCTTTCAGCCCATTtagaccattcgatcatggcagatctatttttttccttCTCTACCCAttatcctgcttctccccataacctttgacacccttactaattaggaATCTagcaatctcagctttaaaaatacccaaagacttggcctccaactgtctttggcaatgaattccacagattcactactctcaggCTAAAGGAATCCCttgtcatctccattctgaagggaacccttttattctgagtctgtcccctctggttctagacgctACCAATACTAGAAACTTCCTTTTCACGCCtattctatctaggcctttcattatgccTCCACTCTCTCTGTTACTATCTCACACTTGGGGTGGGGTGTGTCTTACAGAAACAACATGACCATTATAGTCATTTTACTGTCACATAATAACAATGCAAGAGCAAATTAATTTCTAGCTCATCCGTTTAAAAAAAGTCAACAAATTTACTTTCACAATGAAATAACAATATTACTATAACAATTATAATATTGTTTAATAAAATAGATATGAATGGAAAGGCTACATTtgttagcaaaacacaaagtgctggagtaactttgtgggtcaggcagcatctctggaaggaatggacaggttaaTTTTTagttcgggaaccttcttcagactgattgaagaagggaggggggaagagagaaaactagaaaagagaggtgaaggcaggaacaagcCAAGCAAgagataatgtgtaggaaggaactgcagatgctggtttacaccaaagatagacacaacatgctggagtagctcagcgggtccagcggtatctctggagaaaaggacttttttcgccagagatgctgcctgtcccactgagttactccagcatgttgtgtctattacagcaagtgacaggtggatgcaggtgaggatgAGGTTGACCTGGCAGATAGGAGAAGTAAGTGGCAAAGGCGAGAAGTGAGAAGGACATTGCCTGCCAAAAAGAAGATCATTAGGCAACACCCTTGTGAATCTAATTGGTGAGCAGATGAATGGGTGTCTGAATATGATCTCATGCACATAGTTCATGTGTTGCCACTATCCAGTCATATACTTTGCTGGGGAAACTATCCTACTATTCCTGGGAGAAATAGCCGCAGTTTGTTGCTTCTACGCTTTAAACAGAATGCCACTGAGGACATTGGCTTTGTTTTGCTGTACAACTGATTATTTGCAGTGAGTCACATTTGCTAGCACACCACAGTGGTGGCAAAGAATACTCTGGGATAATCCCAGTGGCCAGATTCACATTACCGTAGTAGAAATACCTTACATGTGCAGCTCAAATACTAGAACCCAGGGTGAACATCTTTCAATTGCAGTTGGGGAAAGCAGGCGATGTTAAATGGGAGAAACACCCACTGGAGACATGACCTTTACTACGCATTCAATTCTCGCCTCTTTCTATTACTGACTAATCAACAGCAGACTGCTACCCTGTTCACAGGCTTCTCATTGTGCTTCAGCTCGTTGCTCGGAAGCCACGGACATCCAAGGGTCAATCGTTAGTTTGAGTTGAGCTAATATCATCTGCCACTCCTAATCAGCCCTGCTCCCATTACAATACCAGTTGAAGGAACGTACCAAACCATGGTATATGTGAGGTCCACAATACCTCACATATACCTGATGCACCAAATGTCACTGACTATCCAATTATTAAAATGCTAATTTTTTCTTTTACGTAGAGATTGGCATCTTCCAATACATTCCTATAGGGCACTACATAACCTATAGGATCAGGGAAGTATTCCTATAGGGCACTAAATAACCTATAGGATCAGGGAACTAATGGCAATCTAATCTTACCATCTCAAGTCTCTAACAGCTTTAGactcttagactttagagatacagcgcagaatcaggccctttggcccaccgagtctgcgccaaccagtgatgaccccgtgcactaacaccatcctacacactagggacaatttacaatttcaccaaagccaattaacctccaaaccttcatgtctttggagcatgaggggaaaatggagcacccggacaaaaaacccacgtggtcacaaggagaatgtgcaagtcccatacagacagcatccgttgtcaAGATcggccccgggtctctggcgctgtaaggcagcggctctatcgctgtgtcaccgtgccggcCCAGCTTTTGAGGTTTCTGGTTTGAGGTGTGATTCCTCGATCAGAGCCCATCAAAGAGATGATAAGTTGCAACGATCATTGATTTGTTTTCTGGTCATGCTGGCTGATATTGGCCATCGTGTCAGGAGACCGTCCTTCTACTACTCAAACAGTGACTTGACATCCTCGGCATTCATCTAAACCATAGGATCAGGGCAAAGCTCATCAATTGTGTTTTCTCTGCCCCTCGAGATTGAAATTACAACCCAGATGATGTTCTCATGCCCGAGGGAAGGTTGCAGCTGTGGCTGGAGGAGGAGCATGGCCAAGAAAGACAACGTGACCAACGGTAGAAACGCGAGTGAGTGGCAAGTTCTTTTGCCGCTCCATGTTGACCAACTGATACAAACTCCCAATACAACTGCAATCTTCTTACTGCTATTACTTCCATTGATTGGGTGCAAAAATCATAACCTTGACGGCCCTTTCGTTTCATGCCAATCTTTGCTCCCGACCCCACCTTAGCATAATGCActgaaagttcataagttcatgaacagtaattcaggagcagaattaggccattcggcccaccaagtatactccaccatttaatcatggctgatctttcattccctctcaactccattcttctgccttctccccacaagtcCTGACATCCTTACTTAATAAACTTATTGAAATGCTTCTCGATAATCTTTGCAAAGTTGAGCTTCTCAGATTGGGTGGCACCAGGAATCTGACGTACCTCCCAAGCACCTGGTCGGCAAGGTGTGAGGAATACCTGGGCTAATGGTTCCGAACCCAGCGTAACGATCTCCAACACCCCTCGTCTGAGATCAGCTAATTCAGTTCAAAGCTGCGATTGAACCTGGGACCCTCTGGGCTGCACATTTGCCCAATAACTACTCTTATGTTGGTGTATCTAATCAACTAAAGGTTTGAGCCGATTGCCTTTGAATGAAACATGTAACTAAATGAGTGTAGTTCCAAcacaatgtaaaattgccccacagAGAGATGCACCATCGAAAGGCATCAACTAATCTTTGCATCTGTGTCCATGGCTCATCAGGTCCTTGTTTCTCAGGTGAAGGGATCTGAACCTGGAGATCCTGCCTGGATGACTTTGCTACAAGTTGGCCACCATGACAGCAATGGACAGGACAGGGCTTGCAAGTCCACACCACAGGACACCAGCAGAGCCCCTCAGACTCTCTCTGTTCGATTCACTGCCGTCAGAGCTTTCCATGGTGCCCGACGGTCTGACCCTGGAACTGCACAGCTCGTGCAAGTTGCCCTGGAACTGCAGCTTCCTGGACTCCTTCCTCAGCGACTCCCAGATGGCAGCTGCATCTTCTGGGCAACCTTCCAGAACCGAGTCTGCGCAGGCATGGAAGCTGTCCCAGGACCTACAGGTAGAAGCACAGAACAGACCAACTCGATCAGCTCGAACAGTGTGGAAGATACAAGCACAAGACAAGAtcaggaggtttagtttagtttagcttagcttattttagagatacagggcgcaATAAAGGATAAAATAAGTATTTGCAATCTAATCTCACCTTCTCAAGTCTCTAAGAGCTTTAGGcgattagactttagaaatacagcacagaaacaggcccttcagcccaccgagtccacactgaccagtgaccactacaccagcactattctacaaattagggacaatttataatctttaccggagccaattaacctacaaaactgcatatctttgaagtgtgggaggaaaccggagctcccggggaaaacccacatggtcacggggagaacatataaactctgtac is part of the Rhinoraja longicauda isolate Sanriku21f chromosome 6, sRhiLon1.1, whole genome shotgun sequence genome and harbors:
- the LOC144594767 gene encoding neuritin-like protein, which produces MRRSGSRYIHLSMFFQLVLLFNEAGATGKRCSHIYKGFAECLLKLGDSLAKSIEGESEEVKELDTVCRSWDSFHACADSVLEGCPEDAAAIWESLRKESRKLQFQGNLHELCSSRVRPSGTMESSDGSESNRESLRGSAGVLWCGLASPVLSIAVMVANL